In Streptomyces sclerotialus, one genomic interval encodes:
- a CDS encoding DUF4255 domain-containing protein, which translates to MSNALAVATVTQALALLIEHNLHPEIDMAVSVETRKPPAEPALDPTITVFCYQVTHNPSMRNNDLVTRAADGTLLKRSAAAIDLHYLISAYGEETELVGQRLIGSVVRTLHEIPVLPKELIEEACQRPYLVGSDLAESLQRVRFTPTQMDVDETSKLWGMLHNTPYSLSVVYQASLVLLDGHEKPAPAKPVQRPDVRVLPFGAPGAPERPGPAPAGEAAEPGTGPASEKAASEKAAAGAGAGAGRAPAAEAPRTEAAPATEAAPAAEKKAAEKAAEKPAAAAKKAAGGAKTGGGPARTRTRTRKAAGGTGAGATGRADKDQGKES; encoded by the coding sequence ATGAGCAACGCACTCGCCGTCGCGACGGTCACCCAGGCCCTTGCGCTGCTGATCGAGCACAATCTGCACCCCGAGATCGACATGGCCGTCTCGGTGGAGACCCGCAAGCCGCCGGCCGAACCGGCCCTGGACCCGACGATCACGGTCTTCTGCTACCAGGTCACGCACAACCCCTCGATGCGCAACAACGACCTGGTGACCCGGGCCGCCGACGGCACGCTCCTGAAGCGTTCCGCCGCCGCGATCGACCTGCACTACCTGATCAGCGCGTACGGCGAGGAGACGGAGCTGGTCGGGCAGCGGCTCATCGGCAGTGTGGTGCGCACGCTGCACGAGATCCCGGTCCTGCCCAAGGAGCTGATCGAGGAGGCGTGTCAGCGGCCGTACCTGGTGGGCAGCGACCTCGCCGAGTCCCTCCAGCGGGTCCGCTTCACGCCGACCCAGATGGACGTCGACGAGACCTCCAAGCTCTGGGGCATGCTCCACAACACCCCGTACTCCCTGTCGGTGGTCTACCAGGCCTCGCTGGTCCTCCTGGACGGCCACGAGAAGCCGGCCCCGGCGAAGCCGGTGCAGCGCCCGGACGTCCGCGTGCTGCCGTTCGGGGCGCCGGGCGCGCCGGAGCGGCCGGGGCCGGCCCCGGCCGGGGAGGCGGCGGAGCCGGGCACCGGGCCCGCGTCCGAGAAGGCGGCGTCCGAGAAGGCGGCTGCGGGGGCGGGGGCGGGGGCGGGGCGCGCACCGGCCGCGGAGGCGCCTCGCACGGAGGCCGCCCCTGCCACGGAGGCCGCCCCTGCCGCGGAGAAGAAGGCCGCGGAGAAGGCCGCGGAGAAGCCCGCTGCCGCGGCCAAGAAGGCGGCCGGTGGCGCGAAGACCGGGGGCGGGCCCGCTCGTACGCGTACCCGCACCCGTAAGGCGGCGGGTGGGACCGGCGCCGGCGCCACGGGCCGTGCGGACAAGGACCAGGGCAAGGAGAGCTGA
- a CDS encoding ATP-binding protein — protein MGEREGTGTADGAALAAAVRSVLARVDAHAARARGTDAGTADGNGPAADVPTAADVASAPGAAVEPAPAAPKVASLDALTACFGLSTFERELVVLAAASELDPTADARCAAAAGDPSRAYPTFSLALAALAEPHWSALTPVAPLRRWRLIELDDEARLTTTRLRLDERILHFLVGTPYLDARLHGLLRRTAAPAALPPSYDAAADRVAAGWSGGGEAALRVELVGADLRTRADIAATAARRSGLGLYSMAADDVPTDPAERDRLARLWQREAILLPAALLIEVGELDRDQHAAADSFIAGAAVPLVVSSPDPRRTEHPRGERVTVPKLSDEEHLALWTDAFADVPEVTDRHLQALVAQFQLPPHVVRSAAATVRRDLPHSDVSDGAELAWQAGLTEARMGLDELGRRIEPRAGWDDLVLADRQLRILQEIVAHVRQRSTVYQDWGFAKSLRSGLGVTALFAGGSGTGKTLAAEVMAKELGLDLFIIDLSQVVSKYIGETEKNLSRVFDAAERGGALLLFDEADALFGKRSEVKDSHDRYANLEVSYLLMRMEAYRGLAVLTTNMKKALDSAFMRRIRFVVDFPFPGEKERAEIWRRVLPAQAPMKGIDPDLLAQLTVAGGSIRNVALSGAFLAAEEGEQLQMRHMLAAARTEYLKLERSLTPSEVHGWV, from the coding sequence ATGGGTGAGCGCGAGGGGACCGGTACGGCGGACGGTGCCGCGCTGGCCGCTGCCGTGCGGTCCGTACTGGCGCGCGTGGACGCCCACGCCGCACGGGCCCGCGGTACGGATGCGGGTACGGCAGACGGCAACGGACCCGCGGCCGACGTCCCGACCGCGGCCGACGTCGCGTCCGCCCCCGGTGCAGCCGTCGAGCCCGCGCCCGCCGCCCCGAAGGTGGCGTCCCTCGACGCCCTGACCGCCTGCTTCGGCCTCAGCACCTTCGAGCGCGAACTCGTCGTGCTCGCCGCCGCCTCGGAGCTCGACCCGACCGCCGACGCGCGCTGCGCCGCGGCCGCCGGCGACCCCAGCCGCGCGTATCCGACCTTCTCCCTCGCCCTGGCCGCCCTCGCCGAGCCGCACTGGAGCGCCCTCACCCCCGTCGCGCCGCTCCGCCGCTGGCGCCTGATCGAGCTGGACGACGAGGCCCGGCTGACCACCACCCGGCTCCGCCTGGACGAGCGCATCCTGCACTTCCTGGTCGGCACGCCGTACCTGGACGCCAGGCTGCACGGCCTGCTCCGCCGCACGGCCGCCCCCGCCGCCCTCCCGCCCTCGTACGACGCGGCGGCCGACCGGGTGGCCGCCGGCTGGTCCGGTGGTGGCGAGGCCGCCCTCCGCGTCGAACTGGTCGGTGCCGACCTCCGCACGCGCGCCGACATCGCCGCCACCGCGGCCCGCCGCTCCGGCCTCGGCCTGTACTCCATGGCCGCCGACGACGTGCCCACCGACCCCGCCGAACGCGACCGGCTCGCCCGCCTGTGGCAGCGCGAGGCGATCCTCCTCCCCGCAGCGCTGCTCATCGAGGTCGGCGAACTCGACCGCGACCAGCACGCCGCGGCGGACTCCTTCATCGCGGGCGCCGCCGTCCCCCTCGTCGTGTCGAGTCCCGACCCCCGCCGTACGGAGCACCCGCGCGGCGAACGCGTCACCGTCCCCAAACTCTCCGACGAGGAGCACCTCGCCCTCTGGACCGACGCCTTCGCCGACGTCCCCGAGGTCACCGACCGGCACCTGCAGGCCCTCGTCGCGCAGTTCCAGCTCCCCCCGCACGTCGTCCGCTCGGCCGCCGCGACCGTACGCCGCGACCTGCCCCACTCCGACGTGTCGGACGGCGCGGAACTGGCCTGGCAGGCCGGCCTCACCGAGGCCCGCATGGGCCTGGACGAACTGGGCCGCCGCATCGAGCCGCGGGCCGGCTGGGACGACCTGGTACTCGCCGACCGCCAGCTCCGCATCCTCCAGGAGATCGTCGCCCACGTACGCCAGCGCAGCACCGTCTACCAGGACTGGGGCTTCGCGAAATCCCTCCGCAGCGGCCTCGGCGTCACGGCCCTCTTCGCGGGCGGCTCCGGCACGGGCAAGACCCTGGCCGCCGAAGTAATGGCCAAGGAACTGGGCCTCGACCTCTTCATCATCGACCTGTCCCAGGTCGTCAGCAAATACATCGGCGAAACGGAGAAGAACCTCAGCCGAGTCTTCGACGCGGCGGAACGAGGCGGCGCCCTGTTGTTGTTCGATGAAGCCGACGCGCTCTTCGGCAAACGCAGCGAGGTGAAGGACAGCCACGACCGCTACGCGAACCTGGAGGTCAGCTACCTCCTCATGCGCATGGAGGCGTACCGCGGCCTGGCGGTCCTCACCACCAACATGAAGAAGGCCCTGGACTCCGCCTTCATGCGCCGCATCCGCTTCGTGGTCGACTTCCCCTTCCCCGGCGAGAAGGAACGCGCGGAAATCTGGCGCCGAGTCCTCCCCGCCCAGGCCCCCATGAAGGGCATCGACCCGGACCTGCTGGCACAGCTCACGGTCGCCGGCGGCTCGATCCGCAACGTCGCGCTCTCCGGCGCCTTCCTGGCCGCCGAGGAGGGCGAGCAGCTCCAGATGCGCCACATGCTGGCCGCGGCCCGCACCGAATACCTGAAGCTGGAACGCTCCTTGACGCCGTCGGAGGTCCACGGATGGGTCTGA
- a CDS encoding phage tail protein: protein MAEFTINAHRFDPYKNFKFLVLWDGRTVAGISKISPLKRTTEVVKHRHGGDPSSPRKSPGRSEFEGITLERGVTHDPEFDRWANKVWQVGAGLGSEVSLADFRKDIVIQVLNEAGQVAVSHKIYRAWPSEYQVLGEMDANANAVAIQSLKLECEGWERDYEVEEPQEPSFTHPA from the coding sequence ATGGCTGAGTTCACGATCAATGCCCATCGCTTCGACCCGTACAAGAACTTCAAGTTCCTGGTCCTGTGGGACGGTCGTACGGTCGCGGGCATCAGCAAGATCTCCCCGCTGAAGCGGACCACCGAGGTCGTCAAGCACCGCCACGGCGGCGACCCCTCCTCCCCGCGCAAGTCGCCGGGCCGCTCGGAGTTCGAGGGCATCACCCTGGAGCGCGGAGTGACCCACGACCCGGAGTTCGACCGCTGGGCCAACAAGGTCTGGCAGGTCGGCGCGGGCCTGGGCTCGGAGGTGTCGCTCGCGGACTTCCGCAAGGACATCGTCATCCAGGTCCTCAACGAGGCCGGCCAGGTCGCCGTCTCGCACAAGATCTACCGGGCCTGGCCGAGCGAGTACCAGGTGCTCGGCGAGATGGACGCCAACGCCAATGCGGTGGCGATCCAGAGCCTGAAGCTGGAGTGCGAGGGCTGGGAGCGGGACTACGAGGTCGAGGAGCCGCAGGAGCCCTCGTTCACGCACCCCGCCTGA